Sequence from the Candidatus Poseidoniia archaeon genome:
CGTCGCGGTCAGCATTGCGACCGCAGCCATTCCTGCATCAGGCTGCGCCCCGCGCCCGCGGCGGTGCGCTCGGGATGCCACTGCACCCCCAGCCACGGCAGTTTGCGGTGCCGCAGCGCCTCAACCATCCCGTCCTCCGCGCGCGAGATGACCTCGAGGTCGCTCCCAAGGTCGCGCACGCCTTCGTGGTGGTGGCTGGTGACCTCGAACTCGGCCCCGGACATCGTAACTGGATGGTAGACGTCGTCGGTGTCGCGCGTCCCTCCGGTATGCGCCGCGGTCTCGAAACCGCCGTCGCTGATGTCAGGCCACAGCGTCCCGCCGCACGCCACGTTCAGGACTTGCAGCCCGCGGCAGATGCCGAGGATCGGCATCTGCCGCTCGCGGGCCACCGCCAGCAGCGCCAGCTCCAGCGCGTCGCGCTCCGGCTTCGGATTGCGTAGCCGCGACTCGTCCACGTCGCCGCGGAAGGCGCCGCTGCCGGGCGCCATGTCGCCACCGCCCGAGAGCACCAGCAGCGAATAGCGCTCAAGCTCCGCGACGCTGTCGATGCGCTCGGCGGCGAAGCCCGCTTCCGCCAGCCAGTCGGCATATTTTTTTAAATACTTGTCGTCGGAAAGTGTAATCGCGACCGGTTGCATGCTTCAGCTCCCCTTCGGCGCTAAGTGTCCTCGCCGTCGCCAGCGGCGCAGGCGGGGCAGGTCACCGTCGCCTGCTCCTGCGGTGCCCAGAGTTCGGCTGCGCATTGCGAGCAGTTGGCCAGCTTGACCGGCTCGCCCTTGATAATCGCCTTGAAGTCTGCCATTGGCGCCGGCAGCCCGAGGTGGGATATACCGGCTGCGCTCGCTGGTTAGCAGACATGGAATGCCAGCTCTGCGCGCTGCCACCGGGCGATTCCGCCTGGCGCATCACCGACTGCCCCGGTTGCGGGCTGCCGCTGCTGCTCTGGCTCGCGCACGATTCGGAGCCGGTGCGGGCGGAGCGGCGCGAGATGCGCGCTGCGCTGCGCGAGCACGGCAATATGCGCTACGGCCGCGGCAATTACCTGATTGACCGCTTTCCCGCCGAGTTTCCCGACCACTTCCACTGGCACTGCCGCCCCAACCTGAGCCCGCAGCTGGTCGAGGAGCTGGCGCTGGCGCGCGGACGGCCGCCGCCGCACGATGGCTCATAAGCAGCCGCGGGCTCGCCACGCCGTGCTTATCGACCTGGAGGGAATCGACGGCTGCGGCAAGTCGACGCAGGCGCGGCTGCTGGCAGAGCGGCTGCGCGGTGCGGGCCATACGGTGGTCGTGCTGAAGGAGCCGACCGACGGCCCGAATGGCAGCCGACTGAAGCAGGTGCTGCGCGGCGAGTGCATCGCAGACGCCGAGGAAATCCTGTCGCTCTTCGCCGCCGACCGGCGCGAGCATGTCGCCGACCGCATCGCGCCGGCGCTCGAGCGGGGCGAAATCGTGCTGATGGACCGCTACTACTACTCGGGGCTCGCCTACCAGTGCGCTGCCGGGATTCCTGCCGACCGCATCCGTGCGCTCAACTCCTTCGCACCCGCGCCGGTGCTCGTGCTGGTCTTCGACCTGCCCGTGGAGCAGGCGCTCGAGCGAGTCCATTCGCACTCGGTCGCCGATACCTTCGAGCGCGCCGACCACCTCGAGCGCGTCCGCGCCGCCTATCTCGCGCTGCGTGACGACCCGCTGGTGCGTATCCTCGACGCGACGCGGCCGCCGGAAGCGGTGGCGGCCGACGTCTGGGCGCTGGTGCAGGAGGCCATGGCGTGACTGACTGGTTGCTGTTGCTCAAGCTCTCCCTTGGTGGAGTGCTGTTGTTCGACCTGCTGCTATTGCAGCGCAAGCCAGCTGCTGATGCAATTATCCAGCGACTGGACTGGCAGGCGGAGCTGACGCGCAAGGGCGCTTACGGCTGGCTGATGCCGACTGCGGCGCTGCTGGTGTTGCTGCTCGACCGCGCACAGGGCAACGACCCGCGTCCCGCGCTGGCGTTGCTGGCGCTCGTTGTCGGCTATCTGGCGCTGCCGCGTTCGCTGGCGCTCGAGCCCGAAGCGCTGCTGCTCGACGGCTGGCGCATCCCGCTTGCGCGCGTGCTTTCGGCCAAGCCCGCTGAAGATGGCGTTGCCGTCTCGCTCGAGCGGTTCGGCTGGCTCACTGAGCAGCACCTCCCGGCTGGCACGGTTGCAGACGCGCTACAGGAACGGCTGGCCGCAAGGGAGCCGTAGCGCTACAGGCTCATGGCCAGAATCTGGACTATGTCCGTTAACAGACTCAACCCTGAAGCAGTGCCTGCCACACCCTTGGCCACTCCCTTTCCGTCCGTTTTCTGCAATGCCTCCAGTTCATCCTTGTCGAACCAGATGCCATGGCAGCCGCCGCAGATGTCGAGTTGCACCTCTGGTTCAGGGATGCTGGTGAGGTGCATCTGGCCGGTGCAGTGGGGGCACGCAATGTCGTGTTTGCCGGCTTCCGGCTCGCGTGATAGTTGGCTGGCGAGCTCCTCGACCGATGCGCTATCGGGTGCCAGCCGGGCCAGTTCCCCCCGGTCCAAGAAGAGCCCTCCGCAATCCTTGCAGTCGTCCACGGTTATCGCGAACGTATCATTGGTGACGCTGCGCGGTTCAAGGCTAGTGCTACAGCGGGGACACGTGCGCGCCATGCTTCGCGAGCTCCGGCCGTTGGTTTAAGCCGTTGGCGCTCCCCGGCGCTACGGCTCCGCCATGAACGCGACAAATTCCTCGAGCGACCGCGGCGCGAGCACGTAGTTCTCGCGCCGCTCGGCGCCCATCGTCGAAGACGGACGCGGGCCGTAATCGTGGCCCGGCCAGATGACCGCGGAATCCGGGACTTCGGCCAGTACTTCGAAGAGCGAGCGGTGCATCGCACGCGGGTCACTGCCGGGCAGGTCGGTGCGTCCGCACTCGCCCACAAACAGCGTGTCGCCCGTGAACAGATTGCCCTCGGCGTGCAGGCAGACGGAATCGCGCGCGTGGCCCGGCGTGTGCAGCACCTCGACCGCGATTTCACCGACGCGCAACGTGTCACCGTGTTTTAAATATTGATCGACGGTGAATTCCGCCTTACGGTGCGCCGCCACTTTCGCGCCGGTCAGCTCGACCGTGTGGTCGTTGCCGTTGACGTGGTCGTGGTGGCCGTGGGTGTTGAGCACCCACTCGACGCGGTATCCCTGCGCTTCGGCGCGGGCGACCAGTTTTTCTGGCTCGAAGCAGGGGTCGACCAGCGCCGCGACGCGCGTTTCCTCGCAGCCGAGCAGGTAGGCGAAGTTCGCCATCGGCCCGACCCGAAGCTGCTCTACGATGGCCACTGGAACACCCCCAGCGCGCGCTGGAAAATGCGGTAGAGCGCCGCGACTGGTTCCAGCCCGCTACCGTCGAGCCGCTCGCGTGCGATAGCGTCAAGCTCGCGCAGCGCCGCGACCGCCCGCGGCGAGCCCAGGTCGTCGTCCATGCCCGCCTCGAGCCGCGCCAGCAGTTGCGCCGTGGCGGGGTCGCCGCGTGCCAGCTGCGCATCTCCTGTTGAAGCCGCGACTGTGGCATCGCCTCCGGCGCCTGCCGCAGCGCCATGCGGTTTTTCGTCGTCGCCGCTCGCCGTCAGCACTTCGACAGCAGTCCAGCCCAGCGCTTCGCCCTCGGCGCAGGCGGCCTTCAGCGCCGCTTCGCTGAATGGGGTGAAGTCGCGGTAGTGGTATTGCAGCAGGTAGAACCGCAGCGCCGCGGGCGGGCAGTCGTCGAAGACGGCTGTCAGCGAGAGCCGCTCGCCGCGCGATTTCGATAATTTCCCGTCCGCGTCCTCCATCAGTCCGTTGTGCATCCACATGCCGCAGTATTCGCCCAAGCCCAGCGCGTCGGCCAGCAGCAGCTCGCTCTCGTGGTGCGGATACGCCAAATCCGCGCCACCGAAATGGATGTCGAGCGGCAGCCCGGGGTCGTGCGCCGCCATCAGCGTGCACTCCAGGTGCCAGCCCGGTCGCCCCGGAGCAATGTCATCCGGCGACCACGTCCGGCCGCCCTCGAGCGGCGGCCCCCAGAGCATGAAATCGAACGGCCCCCGCTTAGGCCCCGAGTCGACCGCGTCGGCCGGCTCGCAGAGCGCCGCCTCGATTCCGGTTCCGAGCAGTGCGCCGTGCTGCTCCGGCGCGACCGAGAGCCAGATGCCGCCCTCGCTCTCGTAGGCCCGACCGTCGGCGAGCAGCCGCGCCGCCAGCGCGCCAATCTCGGGGGCGACCTCGGAAGCGCGCGGCAGCGCCTGCGGCCGCAGGTTCCCCAGCGCGTCCATCTGCGCCAGGAATTCCGCCTCGTAGCGCGTGGTCAGTTCCTGCTCGGGCAGCCCATCGCGCGCCGCCGCCTGCGCAGTCTCGTCGGCGACGTCGGTAAAATTCTGCGCGTGGCGCACCGCGTAGCCGCGGTATTCGAGCCAGCGGCGCAGCACATCTACGGCAACGTAACTCTTGGCATGCCCCAGATGCGCCGGCGCGTAGACCGTCGGCCCGCAGGCGTAGAGCCGCACCGGGTCGCCGGCCGGCGCGAAGCGCTCCTTGCAACGGGTGGCGCTGTTGTAGAGCCGCAGCCCGCGGCTCATCCCTTGTCGCCTCCAGCGCGTGCGCAGATATTCGCCTCGTCGCTCCAGCTACCGCCGCGCACCATCGCCAGTGTGTAGTCGACCGCTTCCCAGCCTTGGGCCTCGAGCAGGCTGGTGACGCGGAAGTTGGGCGACGGGACGATGATTTCCAGCGTCGCCTCGCGGGGGAGCGCCGCGACCGCCGCCTCGAGCAGCGTTTGCCAGCCGCGGCAGCCCTGTTCGACCACCCACGGTCCCAGCTCGAACAGAGCATCCTCGCCCTTCGCCAGGATGTAACTGCCGTCCAGCGCGAGCGCCGCCTTCGGGACCGCCGTCGCGAGCGCCTCGAGCAGCGCGGAGCGGTCAGCGCCGAATTGCGCCGCGTCGACCGCCAGTACCTCCTCCCAGCGGTCACGCGCCGGCGCGACAGCTACGCTGCCGACGTCGAACGGCGCCAGC
This genomic interval carries:
- a CDS encoding GNAT family N-acetyltransferase, translating into MADAAAPVAVHPMAAGDLELARALTDGEGWGNSARDWERLHALGVALGAEVNGVAAGVCTAHDYGALGTVGNVVVAPEQRGCGVGIALLEAALERLAGCRAVRVHALMPTAGFYRALGFEAEGMSTRFRLSPEMHALAPFDVGSVAVAPARDRWEEVLAVDAAQFGADRSALLEALATAVPKAALALDGSYILAKGEDALFELGPWVVEQGCRGWQTLLEAAVAALPREATLEIIVPSPNFRVTSLLEAQGWEAVDYTLAMVRGGSWSDEANICARAGGDKG
- a CDS encoding MBL fold metallo-hydrolase, translated to MAIVEQLRVGPMANFAYLLGCEETRVAALVDPCFEPEKLVARAEAQGYRVEWVLNTHGHHDHVNGNDHTVELTGAKVAAHRKAEFTVDQYLKHGDTLRVGEIAVEVLHTPGHARDSVCLHAEGNLFTGDTLFVGECGRTDLPGSDPRAMHRSLFEVLAEVPDSAVIWPGHDYGPRPSSTMGAERRENYVLAPRSLEEFVAFMAEP
- a CDS encoding gamma-glutamyl-gamma-aminobutyrate hydrolase family protein (Members of this family of hydrolases with an active site Cys residue belong to MEROPS family C26.), which produces MQPVAITLSDDKYLKKYADWLAEAGFAAERIDSVAELERYSLLVLSGGGDMAPGSGAFRGDVDESRLRNPKPERDALELALLAVARERQMPILGICRGLQVLNVACGGTLWPDISDGGFETAAHTGGTRDTDDVYHPVTMSGAEFEVTSHHHEGVRDLGSDLEVISRAEDGMVEALRHRKLPWLGVQWHPERTAAGAGRSLMQEWLRSQC
- the tmk gene encoding dTMP kinase, yielding MLIDLEGIDGCGKSTQARLLAERLRGAGHTVVVLKEPTDGPNGSRLKQVLRGECIADAEEILSLFAADRREHVADRIAPALERGEIVLMDRYYYSGLAYQCAAGIPADRIRALNSFAPAPVLVLVFDLPVEQALERVHSHSVADTFERADHLERVRAAYLALRDDPLVRILDATRPPEAVAADVWALVQEAMA
- a CDS encoding zf-TFIIB domain-containing protein, with protein sequence MARTCPRCSTSLEPRSVTNDTFAITVDDCKDCGGLFLDRGELARLAPDSASVEELASQLSREPEAGKHDIACPHCTGQMHLTSIPEPEVQLDICGGCHGIWFDKDELEALQKTDGKGVAKGVAGTASGLSLLTDIVQILAMSL